The Methanobrevibacter sp. genome includes a region encoding these proteins:
- a CDS encoding Ig-like domain repeat protein, which produces MKNKYVISFILVICLLMMSFSAVNAANVQDNSSNDLFSHDVFQSAELPVSDNQLASDNENDLLSVSADDDFSAVSDGDDSLAVSEDNLLTVSADDEKLGEDETGSFDELQRLIDSNYGSTLVLDKSYAYSANDKTIEIKDSIDIDGNGYAIDGKNAVQIMKVTSNDVTLRNLTFVNGLLRRYYPGTAPDTSWTGYFGADISWIGDNGRIENCIFENSTLNPPLPTTMVTAGFYQYGGALYLQNFTNGVVNNCTFRNLRALAGGGIYIWSTEEDSNITISNSSFVNCTAYEWRAGGGAILVGAKKVNITQCNFTDNSAIQGGAVLIMHGSKYDTTVPNSTYPRKGISYMPGDGTVIEDCKFTNNTGGVIEGESGGYGGSAVYIGAPDCIIRDSTFDNNTNGMNGGGYGGAIMILINNPSASDVPKGVNATIFNCNFTGNNASSSGGSAYYGGAICQLSSYTGSFNTNISQCIFKENYAGDGGALYLLGSNTVDNCTFINNTANRYGGALYLTSSDNNVAGCVFEENKAENAQSTISNYGGAVYIGGSSYYTGSAHDNLIDNCSFEKNTADYGGAVYVANTGENTTIKDSNFTENSAQLQGGAVAVYAPTEIISSRFDSNTAENGGAVLLSCNSTNITKSNFTENSADEGGAVYCIGSYNLIGDSNFTKNHASDNGGAVAMLPYIVPSGNRVDTSTGYEYYYNIPYKTGNNRITGSTFDENYLSSEDGQGGAIYICGCENETIKECNFTNNTAYKGGAVSVVQFVSQNATKDVYYRPTKTWTRNITLEYVFNSTGIVIDGDLFEGNIAENGGAMYWKDSDGEITDSNYTKNRAFSGSAIFLDSGYLNISDSSFFSNLANASALEMNGVDSSLPNKVVVDGDKVSFHANFTGHDNINNAIFNNQEDAGRIKFKNVDFHGYNGNTGSSLVYTVNGYQNSENGVLPYQDEHEGLIPINFEVEKIDGDSAVLVANLTNNTKIDGFAEIIDLVLAPGKYRVTAIHYLDDYYTEVRSEAQEFVIRGNSSAHADDVEVTYDSDVVVAVETEYATGLKDIVIMDEDGTTLAVDFELVKIDDNHYEVTIKGLDVGKYSINFTTQVGDDYISECTNSSKIRVNPAPSYVWGEDVDVIFGEPIVIPVESVNATGISYQIIDGSDNVVAEGALEVGGSIKDLDLPAGEYTVKLTTVTDENHDSVSNTSNLIVRHKITVVLDPVIGYTGEYKDFHAHVFDENGNPVDGGEAVMTIVYTNRLALAISMNFLLNAADETYSASVVNGEAVFPNIKLGEPGVYPSQVLYTNDYASVKNESTVTILKLNTTVKGDDVSGKPGDSKSISVDVLDQNGNPVENGTVTLTLNGKTYNATVEKGKAVFNVVLPDPGDYEAIVKYEGNDFYNPSGSTIKVHVDKINTSPSADDVTGKKGEKMDITVNIVDENGKPVKNGTATLKIGGKSYNAEVVNGVAVFKDVELPSDDAVAEVIYHGNEYYNSSSTTFSIKIDHDNGNNESEPSNGKSAELPVSSATGNPFVMLLIALVVLVSNSIFIRRK; this is translated from the coding sequence TTGAAAAATAAATATGTGATAAGTTTTATTCTTGTCATTTGTCTATTGATGATGAGTTTCTCAGCAGTCAATGCAGCAAATGTGCAGGATAACAGCTCAAATGATTTATTTTCTCATGATGTTTTCCAGTCCGCGGAATTGCCGGTTTCTGACAATCAGCTTGCGAGTGATAATGAGAATGATCTCTTATCTGTTTCAGCAGATGATGATTTTTCAGCTGTTTCAGATGGAGATGATTCTTTAGCTGTTTCAGAAGATAATCTATTAACTGTTTCAGCAGATGATGAGAAACTTGGCGAAGATGAGACTGGTTCCTTTGATGAATTGCAGAGACTCATAGATTCAAATTATGGATCTACCCTTGTGCTGGATAAGTCATATGCTTATTCAGCCAATGACAAGACTATAGAAATTAAAGACTCTATCGACATTGATGGTAATGGATATGCCATTGATGGTAAGAATGCGGTCCAAATCATGAAAGTCACATCAAATGATGTGACATTGAGGAATCTGACCTTTGTAAACGGGCTTTTAAGGAGATATTATCCTGGAACTGCTCCTGATACCAGCTGGACAGGCTATTTTGGAGCAGATATCAGCTGGATAGGGGACAATGGAAGGATAGAAAATTGTATCTTTGAAAATTCAACACTCAATCCTCCATTGCCTACAACCATGGTTACTGCAGGATTCTATCAGTATGGAGGAGCCCTTTACCTTCAGAATTTCACAAATGGAGTAGTCAACAACTGTACATTCAGGAATTTGCGAGCATTGGCAGGAGGTGGAATCTATATCTGGTCCACTGAAGAGGATTCAAATATCACAATCTCCAACAGCTCATTTGTCAACTGTACAGCATATGAATGGAGAGCAGGTGGAGGAGCTATCCTGGTCGGTGCAAAAAAGGTGAATATTACCCAGTGTAATTTCACTGACAACAGTGCAATCCAGGGAGGAGCTGTCTTGATCATGCACGGAAGCAAATATGACACCACAGTTCCAAATTCCACTTATCCAAGAAAGGGTATTTCATACATGCCTGGAGATGGAACAGTCATTGAAGACTGCAAGTTCACTAACAACACCGGTGGTGTGATTGAAGGTGAAAGCGGTGGTTATGGTGGTTCTGCTGTATATATTGGAGCTCCCGACTGCATTATCCGAGATTCCACATTCGACAACAACACCAATGGAATGAACGGTGGAGGCTATGGAGGAGCAATCATGATCTTGATTAATAATCCAAGTGCTAGTGATGTTCCAAAAGGTGTGAATGCAACCATATTCAATTGCAATTTCACTGGAAACAACGCCTCATCTTCCGGAGGATCCGCTTATTATGGCGGTGCTATCTGCCAGCTTTCCTCATACACAGGTTCATTCAACACCAACATAAGCCAGTGCATATTCAAGGAGAATTATGCAGGCGATGGCGGTGCCTTATACCTTCTCGGTTCAAATACTGTTGACAACTGCACTTTCATAAACAATACTGCCAACAGGTATGGCGGTGCGTTATATCTCACATCAAGCGATAATAACGTAGCAGGCTGTGTCTTTGAAGAAAACAAGGCGGAAAATGCTCAATCCACTATATCAAACTATGGAGGAGCAGTATATATCGGAGGATCAAGCTATTACACAGGATCCGCTCATGACAATCTGATTGATAACTGCTCATTCGAGAAGAATACAGCAGATTATGGAGGAGCGGTTTATGTTGCAAATACTGGTGAAAATACTACAATTAAAGACAGCAATTTTACTGAAAACAGTGCCCAGTTACAAGGAGGAGCTGTAGCAGTTTATGCTCCAACTGAGATCATATCCTCCAGATTCGATTCCAATACTGCCGAAAACGGAGGAGCGGTATTGCTTTCATGCAACAGCACAAATATCACAAAGTCCAATTTCACAGAGAACTCTGCGGATGAGGGCGGAGCTGTCTATTGCATCGGTTCATACAATCTTATTGGAGATTCCAATTTCACCAAGAACCATGCTTCAGACAATGGAGGAGCTGTAGCAATGCTCCCATATATTGTGCCAAGTGGTAATAGAGTCGACACCAGCACTGGATATGAATATTACTACAATATTCCATATAAAACAGGCAATAATAGAATAACCGGTTCAACTTTTGATGAGAATTATCTTAGCTCAGAAGATGGTCAGGGAGGAGCCATATACATCTGCGGATGTGAAAATGAAACAATAAAAGAGTGCAATTTCACAAACAACACAGCCTATAAAGGAGGTGCTGTGAGTGTAGTTCAGTTCGTTTCACAAAACGCAACCAAGGATGTTTACTACAGGCCTACAAAAACATGGACACGAAACATTACTTTGGAGTATGTATTCAATTCCACAGGAATCGTCATCGATGGCGATCTCTTTGAAGGCAACATTGCTGAAAACGGAGGAGCCATGTACTGGAAAGACAGCGATGGTGAAATCACTGACTCTAATTACACAAAGAACCGTGCGTTCTCCGGAAGCGCCATATTTCTGGATAGTGGATATTTGAATATTTCAGACTCTTCATTCTTCTCCAACCTGGCTAATGCCAGCGCATTGGAGATGAACGGTGTTGACAGTTCTCTGCCAAACAAAGTGGTCGTGGATGGGGACAAGGTATCTTTCCATGCCAATTTCACAGGTCATGACAATATCAACAATGCAATCTTCAACAATCAGGAAGATGCAGGAAGAATCAAGTTCAAGAATGTCGACTTCCATGGATACAATGGAAACACAGGCAGTTCCCTGGTTTATACTGTAAACGGATACCAGAACAGTGAAAATGGTGTTCTTCCTTATCAGGACGAGCATGAAGGCCTCATCCCAATCAACTTTGAAGTTGAAAAAATCGACGGAGATAGTGCTGTATTAGTTGCAAACCTGACAAACAATACAAAAATCGATGGATTTGCAGAGATTATCGATCTTGTATTGGCGCCAGGCAAATACCGAGTAACCGCAATCCATTATCTGGATGACTATTATACTGAAGTCAGGTCTGAAGCTCAGGAATTCGTAATTAGAGGCAATTCCTCAGCTCATGCGGATGATGTGGAGGTCACATATGACAGCGATGTAGTTGTGGCTGTTGAAACAGAATACGCAACAGGACTCAAGGATATAGTCATAATGGATGAAGACGGCACAACATTGGCTGTTGACTTTGAACTTGTCAAGATTGATGACAATCATTATGAAGTCACCATCAAGGGTTTGGATGTTGGAAAATATTCCATTAATTTCACAACCCAGGTTGGCGATGATTACATAAGTGAATGTACCAACAGCTCTAAAATAAGAGTCAATCCTGCTCCTTCATATGTTTGGGGCGAGGATGTGGATGTCATCTTTGGCGAGCCTATTGTCATTCCTGTTGAAAGCGTGAATGCTACAGGCATTTCTTATCAGATTATTGATGGCAGTGATAATGTTGTTGCTGAGGGTGCTCTTGAAGTGGGCGGTTCCATTAAAGACCTTGATTTGCCTGCAGGCGAATATACTGTAAAACTCACAACCGTTACCGATGAAAATCACGATAGCGTATCTAATACTTCCAATTTAATAGTAAGACATAAAATAACTGTTGTCCTTGACCCGGTTATTGGTTATACAGGTGAATACAAAGATTTCCATGCTCATGTCTTTGATGAAAACGGAAATCCTGTAGATGGTGGTGAAGCAGTCATGACTATTGTTTACACAAACAGGCTTGCTCTTGCCATCTCAATGAATTTCTTGTTGAATGCGGCGGATGAGACTTATTCAGCTTCCGTTGTCAACGGAGAGGCGGTATTCCCTAATATCAAACTCGGCGAACCGGGTGTATATCCTTCACAGGTATTATACACCAATGATTATGCTTCAGTTAAAAACGAGTCAACAGTAACCATATTGAAACTCAATACAACCGTTAAGGGAGATGATGTTTCAGGAAAACCTGGCGACTCAAAATCTATTTCAGTGGATGTATTGGACCAGAATGGAAATCCTGTTGAAAATGGAACAGTCACATTGACATTGAATGGAAAGACATATAATGCTACCGTTGAAAAGGGCAAGGCCGTATTCAATGTTGTTCTGCCAGACCCTGGGGATTATGAAGCTATTGTCAAATATGAAGGCAATGACTTTTACAACCCATCAGGCTCTACAATCAAAGTGCATGTGGATAAGATCAACACATCTCCTTCTGCCGATGATGTCACCGGCAAGAAAGGTGAAAAGATGGATATCACTGTCAATATTGTAGATGAAAATGGCAAGCCAGTTAAAAACGGCACTGCAACATTGAAGATTGGAGGCAAGTCCTATAATGCAGAGGTAGTAAACGGAGTTGCAGTATTCAAGGATGTTGAACTTCCTTCAGACGATGCTGTAGCAGAAGTCATATATCATGGCAATGAGTATTATAACAGCAGTTCCACTACATTTTCAATAAAAATAGATCATGATAACGGCAATAATGAATCAGAACCATCAAATGGTAAATCTGCTGAACTGCCTGTGAGCAGTGCAACCGGTAATCCATTTGTCATGCTGTTGATAGCTTTAGTTGTTTTAGTTTCTAATAGCATATTCATACGAAGAAAATAA
- a CDS encoding MBL fold metallo-hydrolase yields the protein MNKTFITKMPNHIGAFLKASKCLSDLGINITRVSYNKSVDSHLLFIDVEGDEESLEKATQDLMSIGYIQQDLDYRDVVLLEFKLEDIPGAVTPILELISDFNFNITYISSQQTDKKHQFFKMGLVVEDNANIDTFIKKASESCQIKVINSDYANKIYDNSFFYNNFVNQISSTIDITDESKNELIINTNLVMQMLNERGVLPFHTFDSISRFTEIIAASKGKNFTTRTTHHKITENTKITLIEPPCGSNIAIIKSCGKYLFIDTGYACYEEEMLSIIKDIIPEFDNMKKEVFITHADVDHCGLLPLFDIVYASAKSAQSLRLEHNHENNFRQENPLHKPYINICNILTAYKPVNAQKIRVVGDERIISKPIEQTGYFDFGELHFNLYEGKGGHLPGESVLIDFKHKIAFTGDIYINMKNMIPQQAEYNKYAPILMTSVDFDPNLCREERNSLFNELNHGKWEIFGGHGGKKTYGSS from the coding sequence ATGAATAAGACATTTATTACTAAAATGCCAAATCATATCGGTGCTTTTTTAAAAGCAAGCAAATGTCTCTCTGATTTAGGTATAAATATTACTAGAGTGAGCTACAATAAATCTGTGGATTCCCATTTATTATTTATTGATGTTGAAGGCGATGAAGAAAGCCTTGAAAAGGCAACCCAAGATTTAATGTCAATAGGATACATACAGCAGGATTTAGATTATCGTGATGTAGTGCTGCTTGAATTTAAACTTGAAGACATTCCAGGAGCAGTTACTCCAATTTTAGAGTTAATAAGTGATTTTAACTTCAATATTACATATATCAGCTCCCAACAAACGGATAAAAAGCATCAGTTTTTCAAGATGGGACTGGTTGTTGAAGATAATGCTAACATTGACACATTCATTAAAAAGGCAAGTGAATCCTGCCAGATTAAAGTCATTAACTCAGATTACGCCAATAAGATTTATGACAACAGCTTTTTTTACAATAACTTCGTAAATCAGATATCTTCAACAATAGACATTACAGATGAATCAAAAAATGAATTGATAATCAACACAAATCTTGTGATGCAGATGCTTAATGAAAGAGGGGTTTTACCATTTCATACTTTTGACAGCATAAGTCGTTTTACAGAAATTATTGCAGCTTCAAAAGGGAAAAATTTCACCACAAGAACAACACATCATAAAATAACCGAAAATACCAAAATAACACTTATCGAACCACCTTGCGGAAGCAACATTGCCATTATAAAAAGCTGCGGCAAATACTTATTTATAGATACTGGATATGCATGTTATGAAGAGGAAATGCTGTCCATCATCAAAGACATTATCCCCGAGTTTGACAACATGAAAAAAGAAGTATTCATAACACATGCCGATGTTGACCACTGCGGACTCTTACCTCTTTTTGACATTGTCTATGCCAGTGCAAAAAGTGCACAGTCCTTACGATTGGAGCATAATCATGAAAACAATTTCCGCCAGGAAAATCCTCTTCACAAACCATACATCAATATTTGCAATATTTTAACTGCATATAAACCAGTTAATGCTCAAAAAATTCGAGTAGTTGGAGATGAACGAATAATATCAAAACCTATCGAACAAACCGGATATTTTGATTTTGGCGAATTGCATTTTAATCTTTATGAAGGGAAAGGAGGGCACCTTCCAGGAGAATCTGTTTTAATAGATTTTAAACATAAAATTGCATTTACAGGAGATATTTACATAAATATGAAAAATATGATACCTCAACAGGCAGAATACAATAAATATGCACCAATTTTAATGACCTCAGTTGATTTTGACCCTAATCTCTGTCGTGAAGAAAGAAACAGTTTATTTAACGAACTAAACCATGGAAAATGGGAAATATTTGGAGGACATGGTGGAAAAAAGACATATGGCTCCTCCTAA